A single region of the Zootoca vivipara chromosome 2, rZooViv1.1, whole genome shotgun sequence genome encodes:
- the LOC118077474 gene encoding protein mono-ADP-ribosyltransferase TIPARP-like produces the protein MAENAESSVSELGHTSLQDELLGITILKLPGTDDVPLYHVHQKSSVPICDNFLLGCCSFRQQCPYHHTPFPYHWQWRRQKDKVWLSFSFSAQQHLEKLYCEQEVPTAQLKDRMGNVYFLNFNTMVLSPMRLYDQVRRLSNSSSPDCSPYLFTEWKAYWNESGDWKEYDEPIAQELVAAYERGMWNHAFCLQDRIYNVDLKQFIQRNVKTGFTREITIRPIWRSAYITMRCLRSLASPLTTAAFAGEDPLDLFCGPYPAACVPPPQRGSSFTMAEVTLSEVAYQMVKKLFHAKLPEDEALVLAIYRIRNDQLWKKYMRQKRLMFQVRSEEDHPSVERHLFHGTAASRIKPICTGNFNPGLAGSVNGAVFGQGVYFARDASYSNHYAVAAKNNVRHMFLAKVLTGRWWKGSSRLRRTPPRFDSCTDCIRDPHIFVIFRSCQCYPYFLIRYKEVRTPVAVDM, from the exons ATGGCAGAAAATGCAGAGTCCTCTGTGTCTGAGCTGGGCCACACCTCCTTGCAGGATGAGTTGCTGGGCATTACAATCCTGAAGCTACCTGGCACAGACGACGTCCCGCTATACCACGTCCATCAGAAGAGCAGCGTGCCGATCTGCGACAACTTTCTGCTAGGATGCTGTTCCTTTCGGCAGCAGTGCCCTTATCATCATACCCCGTTTCCCTACCACTGGCAGTGGCGCCGCCAGAAAGACAAAGTGTggctcagtttcagtttctcagctcagcagcatctggagaagcTCTACTGTGAACAGGAAGTCCCCACGGCGCAGCTGAAGGACAG GATGGGCAACGTGTATTTCTTAAACTTTAACACCATGGTTCTCTCACCGATGCGGCTGTATGACCAAGTAAGGCGACTGTCCAACAGCAGCAGCCCTGATTGCAGTCCCTACCTCTTTACAGAGTGGAAGGCTTACTGGAATGAAAGCGGTGATTGGAAGGAATATGATGAG CCTATCGCACAGGAACTCGTTGCTGCTTACGAGCGGGGCATGTGGAACCATGCCTTCTGTCTGCAAGATCGAATTTACAATGTAGACCTCAAACAGTTTATCCAGCGCAACGTAAAGACAGGCTTCACTCGTGAGATCACGATTCGACCCATCTGGCGCTCAGCTTACATTACCATGCGCTGCTTGCG GTCACTTgcttcacccctgaccactgcgGCTTTCGCAGGAGAAGATCCTCTAGATTTGTTCTGTGGGCCTTATCCTGCAGCCTGCGTCCCGCCACCTCAAAGAGGCTCTTCTTTCACAATGGCAGAAGTGACTCTGTCGGAAGTAGCCTATCAGATGGTGAAGAAGCTGTTCCATGCCAAGTTGCCCGAGGACGAGGCGCTGGTGCTGGCTATCTACCGCATACGCAATGACCAACTCTGGAAAAAGTATATGAG ACAGAAGAGGCTCATGTTCCAGGTACGCTCAGAAGAGGACCATCCCTCCGTGGAAAGACACCTCTTTCATGGCACAGCGGCATCTCGGATAAAGCCTATTTGCACAGGCAACTTTAACCCCGGCCTGGCAGGATCAGTTAACGGCGCAGTTTTTGGCCAGGGCGTTTACTTTGCTAGGGATGCCTCCTACTCAAACCACTACGCCGTAGCAGCCAAGAACAATGTGCGTCACATGTTCCTGGCCAAAGTGCTGACTGGTCGCTGGTGGAAAGGCAGCTCAAGGTTAAGGCGAACTCCCCCCAGGTTTGATTCCTGCACAGATTGTATCCGTGACCCACACATCTTTGTTATCTTCAGAAGCTGCCAGTGCTACCCCTACTTCCTGATTCGCTACAAGGAAGTGAGGACACCTGTAGCTGTGGATATGTGA